A portion of the Limanda limanda chromosome 3, fLimLim1.1, whole genome shotgun sequence genome contains these proteins:
- the smyd2a gene encoding N-lysine methyltransferase SMYD2-A, translating to MKNEGIEGMERFVSPDKGRGLQALRHFAVGELVFACPSYSSVLTVNERGAHCDLCFSRREDLFKCGKCKQAFYCNVDCQRGDWTMHKLECVAMCAYGESWCPSETVRLVARIIMKQRVTTERTPSERLLLLSEFEAHLDKMDSEKDELNQTDIAALHHFYSKHISNLPDEQALTELFAQVNCNGFTIEDEELSHLGSAVFPDVALMNHSCSPNVIVTYKGTVAEVRAVQEINPGDEIFNSYIDLLYPTEDRKERLLDSYFFTCQCTECTSKSKDKEKMEILKLSSPSEPEEIQSMVHYAKTVIEEFRRAKHYKTPSELLEMCELSQEKMGAIFADTNVYMLHMMYQAMGVCLYMQDWDGAMSYGEKIIQPYSVHYPAYSLNVASMYLKLGRLYLGLEKKAQGVKALKKAVAIMEVAHGKDHHYVAEVKREIEEQK from the exons ATGAAGAACGAAGGGATCGAGGGCATGGAGCGGTTCGTGAGCCCGGACAAGGGCCGAGGCCTGCAGGCGCTGAGGCACTTCGCGGTGGGGGAGCTGGTGTTCGCCTGCCCCTCGTACTCCTCCGTGCTGACAGTGAACGAGAGGGGGGCGCACTGCGACCTGTGCTTCAGCAG GAGAGAAGACCTTTTTAAGTGTGGCAAATGTAAGCAGGCCTTCTACTGCAATGTGGACTGTCAG AGAGGTGATTGGACAATGCATAAGCTGGAGTGTGTAGCCATGTGTGCCTATGGGGAGAGCTGGTGTCCGTCAGAGACTGTCAGACTGGTGGCCAGAATTATCATGAAACAG AGAGTCACAACAGAGCGCACCCCTTcagagaggctgctgctgctcagcgaGTTTGAAGCCC ATTTAGATAAGATGGACAGTGAGAAGGATGAGTTGAACCAGACAGACATAGCAGCACTGCATCACTTTTACTCCAAACACATCAGTAATCTTCCAGATGAGCAGGCTCTCACTGAGCTCTTTGCACAG GTTAATTGCAATGGCTTTACTATAGAGGATGAAGAACTTTCCCATCTGGGATCAGCTGTTTTTCCTGA TGTAGCACTGATGAATCACAGCTGTAGCCCTAATGTCATAGTGACGTATAAAGGCACAGTGGCTGAGGTCCGAGCTGTTCAAGAAATAAACCCTGGAGATGAG aTCTTTAACAGCTACATAGACCTGCTCTATCCAACAGAGGACAGAAAAGAGAGGTTGCTGGATTCCTACTTCTTCACATGCCAGTGTACTGAGTGCACCAGCAAGTCTAAG GACAAAGAAAAAATGGAAATCTTGAAGCTGAGTTCTCCGTCTGAGCCTGAGGAAATCCAGTCCATGGTCCATTATGCCAAGACTGTCATAGAGGAGTTCAGAAGAGCCAAACACTACAAGA CCCCCAGCGAGCTGCTGGAGATGTGTGAACTCAGCCAGGAGAAAATGGGAGCTATATTTGCAGACACCAACGTCTACATGCTGCACATGATGTATCAAGCCATGGGCGTCTGTCTGTACATGCAGGACTGGGACGGAGCCATGAGCTATGGAGAAAAGATCATTCAACCATACAG TGTGCACTACCCAGCCTACTCGCTGAATGTGGCCTCTATGTATCTAAAGCTGGGACGTCTGTATTTAGGCCTGGAAAAGAAGGCACAGGGAGTGAAAGCTCTAAAGAAG gCAGTGGCCATCATGGAGGTGGCTCATGGAAAAGATCACCATTATGTAGCGGAAGTTAAAAGAGAAATTGAGGAGCAGAAGTGA